One genomic window of Comamonas serinivorans includes the following:
- a CDS encoding amidohydrolase has protein sequence MTRLPHALSFSLSPVMLAAALALTPGLASAQALSPEQIQQLGQRAQAVQPKMVAWRRDIHQHPELSGQEVRTAKLVADHLRALGLEVRTGVGGTGVVGLLRGGKPGKVVALRADMDALPVLEQTGLPFASKVTAKNFGKDSPVMHACGHDGHTAILMGVAEVLAGMKAEIPGTVKFIFQPAEEGRSEDPKHEHETFGAKAMIADGVLDNPKVDAIFGLHLAPRPALGAIGYRIGSMMAGADGFKINVTGKQTHGSQPWSGIDPIAASAQIVSGLQTVVSRQLDITKAPAVVTIGAINGGNRENIIPDKVEMLGTLRTFNQDMRTDAKQRIAHMVSTIASASGATAQVTFSNVAYPPTENPAELSGHAVPVLQAVTGGKAEVIPLVSGSEDFSDFQLKVPGFFFILGAPPKDRTPAPNHSPLFDFDEAAMPTGAQALSALALDQLTRLASAR, from the coding sequence ATGACACGTTTGCCTCACGCCTTGTCCTTTTCCCTTTCGCCTGTGATGCTCGCGGCCGCGCTCGCGCTGACGCCGGGCCTGGCCAGTGCCCAGGCCTTGAGCCCCGAGCAGATCCAGCAGCTGGGCCAACGCGCTCAGGCCGTACAACCCAAGATGGTGGCCTGGCGCCGCGACATCCACCAGCACCCCGAGCTGTCGGGCCAGGAGGTGCGCACGGCCAAGCTCGTGGCCGATCACCTGCGCGCGCTGGGACTGGAGGTCCGCACCGGCGTGGGCGGCACCGGCGTCGTCGGCCTGCTGCGCGGCGGCAAGCCCGGCAAGGTGGTGGCGCTGCGCGCCGACATGGACGCCCTGCCCGTGCTGGAACAGACCGGCCTGCCCTTCGCCTCCAAGGTCACGGCGAAGAATTTCGGCAAGGACTCGCCCGTGATGCACGCCTGCGGCCACGATGGCCACACCGCCATCCTGATGGGCGTGGCCGAGGTGCTGGCCGGCATGAAGGCCGAGATTCCGGGCACCGTGAAGTTCATCTTCCAGCCCGCCGAGGAAGGCCGCTCGGAAGACCCCAAGCACGAGCACGAGACCTTTGGCGCCAAGGCCATGATCGCCGACGGCGTGCTGGACAACCCCAAGGTGGACGCCATCTTCGGCCTGCACCTGGCACCGCGCCCGGCCCTCGGCGCCATCGGCTACCGCATTGGCTCGATGATGGCCGGCGCCGACGGCTTCAAGATCAACGTCACGGGCAAGCAGACCCACGGCTCGCAACCGTGGTCGGGCATCGACCCCATTGCCGCCTCGGCCCAGATCGTCAGCGGCCTGCAGACCGTGGTGAGCCGCCAGCTCGACATCACCAAGGCCCCGGCCGTCGTCACCATCGGCGCCATCAACGGCGGCAACCGCGAGAACATCATCCCCGACAAGGTCGAGATGCTGGGCACGCTGCGTACCTTCAACCAGGACATGCGCACGGATGCCAAGCAGCGCATCGCCCACATGGTGAGCACCATCGCCTCGGCCTCGGGCGCCACGGCCCAGGTCACGTTCAGCAACGTGGCCTACCCACCCACCGAGAACCCGGCCGAGCTGTCGGGCCACGCCGTGCCCGTGCTGCAAGCCGTGACCGGTGGCAAGGCCGAGGTGATCCCGCTGGTCAGTGGCTCGGAAGACTTCTCGGACTTTCAGCTGAAGGTGCCGGGCTTCTTCTTCATCCTGGGCGCACCGCCCAAGGACCGCACGCCCGCGCCCAACCACTCGCCCTTGTTCGATTTCGACGAGGCCGCCATGCCCACGGGCGCCCAGGCCCTGTCGGCGCTGGCGCTGGATCAGCTGACGCGCCTGGCCTCGGCGCGCTGA
- a CDS encoding phosphotransferase family protein: protein MSNATELDWRQLADPERLLAWMDRQGLGEGPLENVLQLTGGTQNLLLRFERAGRGYVLRRPPLHPRMDGNAIMQREIRVLGALADTDVPHPRLIAGCLDPEVIGCMFYLMEPIDGFNASVGMPALHAGDPAVRHRMGLAIAEGAAALGRVDLAAVGLSDFGKTEGFLERQVPRWLKQLDSYREYAGWPGPDSLGDVKGIAGWLTEHRPTSFQPGLMHGDYHIANVMYRNDSPELAAIVDWELCTAGDPLIDVGWLMATWDGVSASSRVQPWHGFPTPQELVEHYAKFTTRDLSHLKWYAVLACFKLGLILEGSHARACAGKAPKDIGDRLHATTQALLARASGWIDSPNAMRV from the coding sequence ATGAGCAATGCCACCGAACTCGACTGGCGCCAGTTGGCCGACCCCGAGCGCCTGCTGGCCTGGATGGACCGCCAAGGCCTGGGCGAAGGCCCGCTGGAGAACGTGCTGCAGCTGACCGGCGGCACGCAGAACCTGCTGCTGCGCTTTGAGCGCGCGGGCCGGGGCTACGTGCTGCGCCGCCCGCCGCTGCACCCGCGCATGGATGGCAACGCCATCATGCAGCGCGAGATCCGGGTGCTGGGCGCGCTGGCCGACACCGACGTGCCGCACCCGCGCCTGATCGCGGGTTGCCTGGACCCCGAGGTGATCGGCTGCATGTTCTACCTGATGGAGCCCATAGACGGCTTCAACGCCTCGGTGGGCATGCCCGCCTTGCACGCTGGCGACCCGGCCGTGCGCCACCGCATGGGCCTGGCCATTGCCGAAGGTGCAGCCGCGCTGGGGCGTGTGGACCTGGCCGCTGTGGGCCTGAGCGACTTTGGCAAGACCGAGGGCTTTCTGGAGCGTCAGGTGCCGCGCTGGCTCAAGCAGCTCGACAGCTACCGCGAGTACGCAGGCTGGCCCGGCCCCGATTCGCTGGGCGACGTGAAAGGCATTGCGGGCTGGCTGACGGAGCATCGCCCCACCAGCTTCCAACCCGGCCTCATGCACGGCGATTACCACATCGCCAACGTGATGTACCGCAACGACAGCCCCGAGCTGGCCGCCATCGTCGACTGGGAGTTGTGCACGGCTGGCGATCCGCTCATTGACGTGGGCTGGCTCATGGCCACCTGGGACGGCGTGTCGGCCTCGAGTCGGGTGCAGCCCTGGCACGGCTTTCCCACCCCGCAGGAGCTGGTGGAGCATTACGCGAAGTTCACCACGCGCGACCTGTCGCACCTGAAGTGGTATGCCGTGCTGGCCTGCTTCAAGCTGGGGCTGATCCTGGAAGGCTCGCACGCGCGCGCCTGCGCCGGCAAGGCCCCCAAGGACATCGGCGACCGCCTGCACGCCACCACGCAGGCCCTGCTCGCCCGCGCCAGCGGCTGGATCGACTCGCCGAACGCCATGCGGGTGTGA
- a CDS encoding acyl-CoA dehydrogenase family protein produces MSWSFETDADFQAQLDWIDEFVRTKVEPLQFVLGSPYDVKNPANIKLVRPLQDEVKRRGLWACHLGPELGGQGYGQVKLGLMNEILGRAAFAPIVFGCQAPDSGNAEILAHYGTAEQKERWLKPLLNGEIVSCFSMTEPQGGADPLIFTTTAVRDGDEWVINGEKWFSSNVRFADFFIVMAVSNPEASPYQRQSMVIVPADTPGIEIIRNVGFGAEHVPTHAYIRYTNVRVPADHLLGGEGQAFVVAQTRLGGGRIHHAMRTIGHAKALFDMTCERVISRETKGRNLSQLQMVQEKIADSWIELEQFRLLVLRTAWLIDKHHDYKLVRKDIAAVKAAMPKLLHDIAARALHLHGSIGVSSEMPFAKGVIDSFFLGLADGPTEVHKVTVAREVLGAYQPTTDLFPSYHLPRRREHAQALYGDALEDLQATL; encoded by the coding sequence ATGAGCTGGTCCTTTGAAACCGATGCCGACTTCCAGGCACAACTCGACTGGATCGACGAGTTCGTGCGCACCAAGGTCGAGCCGCTGCAGTTCGTGCTGGGCAGCCCGTACGACGTGAAGAACCCGGCCAACATCAAGCTGGTGCGCCCGCTGCAGGACGAGGTCAAGCGCCGCGGCCTGTGGGCCTGCCACCTGGGCCCCGAACTGGGCGGCCAGGGCTACGGCCAGGTCAAGCTGGGGCTGATGAACGAAATCCTGGGCCGCGCGGCCTTCGCGCCCATCGTGTTCGGCTGCCAGGCCCCAGACAGCGGCAACGCCGAAATCCTGGCCCACTACGGCACGGCCGAGCAGAAAGAGCGCTGGCTCAAGCCGCTGCTGAACGGCGAGATCGTGTCGTGCTTTTCGATGACCGAGCCCCAGGGCGGCGCCGATCCGCTGATCTTCACCACCACCGCCGTGCGCGATGGCGATGAGTGGGTGATCAACGGCGAGAAGTGGTTCTCGTCCAACGTGCGCTTTGCCGATTTCTTCATCGTCATGGCCGTCAGCAACCCCGAAGCCTCGCCCTACCAGCGCCAGTCCATGGTCATCGTGCCCGCCGACACCCCGGGCATCGAGATCATCCGCAACGTGGGCTTTGGCGCCGAGCACGTGCCCACGCACGCCTACATCCGCTACACCAACGTGCGCGTGCCGGCCGACCACCTGCTGGGCGGCGAAGGCCAGGCCTTCGTGGTGGCACAGACGCGCCTGGGCGGCGGTCGCATCCACCACGCCATGCGCACCATCGGTCACGCCAAGGCGCTGTTCGACATGACCTGCGAGCGCGTGATCTCGCGCGAGACCAAGGGTCGCAACCTCTCGCAGCTGCAGATGGTGCAGGAGAAGATCGCCGATTCGTGGATCGAGCTGGAGCAGTTCCGCCTGCTGGTGCTGCGCACCGCCTGGCTGATCGACAAGCACCACGACTACAAGCTGGTGCGCAAGGACATCGCCGCCGTGAAGGCCGCCATGCCCAAGTTGCTGCACGACATCGCGGCGCGCGCGCTGCACCTGCACGGCTCCATCGGCGTGTCCAGCGAAATGCCGTTCGCCAAGGGCGTGATCGACTCCTTCTTCCTGGGCCTGGCCGACGGCCCGACCGAGGTCCACAAGGTGACCGTGGCCCGCGAGGTGCTGGGCGCCTACCAGCCCACGACGGACCTGTTCCCGTCCTACCACCTGCCCCGCCGCCGCGAACACGCCCAGGCCCTGTACGGCGACGCGCTGGAAGACCTGCAAGCCACCCTCTGA
- a CDS encoding SDR family NAD(P)-dependent oxidoreductase has product MTAPHAAPSGFANALNFAGKTVLVVGGSSGIGNGIAHAFRELGADVHIWGTRASAADYSAAEGSDMTGLTYTQVDVASTAAVEAVQPTFSQLDVLVLSQGTVRYGREEFTMPGFDVVVRTNLDSMMACAAKFHAMLSASQGSLITVSSVAGFKSTMGNPAYSASKHGVVGLTASLGQAWARDGIRVNGIAPGLVDTKLTKVTTDHPDRLAATQRKIPVRRLGTPADMAGAALFLASPLSAYVVGRTLIVDGGLTLS; this is encoded by the coding sequence ATGACTGCACCCCACGCCGCCCCCAGCGGCTTCGCCAACGCGCTGAACTTTGCCGGCAAGACCGTGCTCGTTGTCGGCGGCAGCAGCGGCATCGGCAACGGCATCGCACACGCCTTCCGCGAGCTGGGTGCGGACGTGCACATCTGGGGCACGCGTGCCAGCGCGGCGGACTACTCCGCCGCCGAGGGTTCCGACATGACCGGCCTGACCTACACCCAGGTCGACGTGGCCAGCACCGCGGCGGTCGAGGCCGTGCAGCCCACCTTCAGCCAGCTGGACGTGCTGGTGCTGTCGCAGGGCACGGTGCGCTACGGCCGCGAGGAATTCACCATGCCGGGCTTCGACGTGGTGGTGCGCACCAACCTCGACTCGATGATGGCCTGCGCCGCCAAGTTCCACGCCATGCTGTCGGCCAGCCAGGGCTCGCTGATCACGGTCAGCTCGGTGGCGGGCTTCAAGTCCACCATGGGCAACCCTGCGTACTCCGCCTCCAAGCACGGCGTGGTGGGCTTGACGGCCTCGCTGGGCCAGGCCTGGGCGCGCGACGGCATCCGCGTGAACGGCATTGCCCCGGGTTTGGTCGACACCAAGCTGACCAAGGTCACCACCGACCACCCCGACCGCCTGGCCGCCACGCAACGCAAGATTCCCGTGCGCCGCCTGGGCACGCCGGCCGACATGGCGGGTGCGGCGCTGTTCCTGGCCTCGCCACTGTCGGCCTATGTGGTGGGCCGCACCCTCATCGTCGATGGCGGCCTGACCCTGTCCTGA
- a CDS encoding TetR/AcrR family transcriptional regulator → MRDVTSTTDSDPDPRGSAPADVTADASVGVVQGAPTGASASASAAGSGKGLETREHLKQVALQLFAERGVAQVSVRDILAAAGQRSGGALHYHFGGKEGLLRELIADAARQFDEARLHKLAALKRKRSPPTLRDVLRVLADPFDGAVREQLVPRGYGALLNALQVEHYAAFTQGVEGLDLGYRECIGMLRALLPAVPRQQLNQRIRLMMLFLFSAASARERATGPAQGEAGGWQQFWSEAGSKDTLLDCLEGMLTGPA, encoded by the coding sequence ATGCGCGATGTCACCTCAACTACAGATTCGGACCCCGATCCACGCGGCAGCGCGCCTGCCGATGTGACAGCGGACGCGTCGGTCGGCGTGGTTCAGGGTGCGCCGACAGGTGCGTCGGCGAGTGCTTCGGCCGCCGGCTCGGGCAAGGGCTTGGAAACGCGCGAGCACCTCAAGCAGGTCGCGCTGCAGCTGTTTGCCGAGCGAGGCGTGGCGCAGGTGTCGGTGCGCGACATCCTGGCCGCCGCAGGCCAGCGCAGCGGCGGGGCCTTGCACTACCACTTCGGGGGCAAAGAGGGCCTGCTGCGTGAGCTGATCGCCGATGCCGCGCGCCAGTTCGACGAAGCGCGGTTGCACAAGCTGGCGGCGCTCAAGCGCAAGCGCTCGCCCCCCACGCTGCGCGACGTGCTGCGGGTGCTGGCCGACCCATTCGATGGCGCGGTGCGCGAGCAACTCGTGCCCCGGGGGTATGGCGCCTTGCTGAACGCGCTGCAGGTGGAGCACTACGCCGCGTTCACGCAGGGCGTGGAAGGCCTGGACCTGGGCTACCGCGAGTGCATCGGCATGCTGCGGGCGTTGTTGCCCGCGGTGCCGCGCCAGCAGCTCAACCAGCGCATCCGCCTGATGATGCTGTTCCTGTTCAGCGCGGCCTCGGCGCGCGAGCGGGCCACCGGCCCTGCGCAGGGCGAGGCGGGCGGGTGGCAGCAGTTCTGGTCCGAGGCCGGCAGCAAGGACACCCTGCTCGACTGCCTGGAGGGCATGTTGACCGGGCCGGCGTGA
- a CDS encoding class I SAM-dependent methyltransferase — MPVLVPRSSSELADALQQALGQLLPDARLQPTALPAQGGTPASDLALWLIDPANMQRPFDAEETRRILHEPPYWCFCWASGLALARWLHAHPEQVRGKRVLDFGAGSGIAGIAAAHAGAAEVIACDLDPLALAACRANAALNGVALGESSDFFTAPAQVDVLLAADVLYDRENLPLLDAFVARADHVIVADSRVRDFRHARYRRTAVLDACTWPDLGEPDEFRHVSLYESTRA, encoded by the coding sequence ATGCCCGTGCTCGTCCCGCGCTCATCCAGCGAGCTGGCCGATGCGCTGCAGCAGGCGCTGGGCCAGCTGCTGCCCGATGCCCGCCTGCAGCCCACGGCGTTGCCCGCCCAGGGTGGCACGCCCGCGTCCGACCTGGCCCTGTGGCTGATCGATCCGGCCAACATGCAGCGCCCGTTCGATGCCGAGGAAACGCGTCGCATCCTGCACGAGCCGCCGTACTGGTGCTTTTGCTGGGCCAGCGGCCTGGCCCTGGCGCGCTGGTTGCATGCCCACCCCGAGCAGGTGCGCGGCAAGCGCGTGCTGGACTTCGGGGCCGGCTCGGGCATCGCCGGCATTGCGGCAGCCCACGCTGGCGCGGCCGAGGTCATCGCCTGCGATCTGGACCCGCTGGCGCTGGCGGCCTGCCGCGCCAACGCCGCGCTCAACGGCGTGGCGCTGGGGGAGTCCAGCGACTTCTTCACGGCACCGGCGCAGGTCGACGTGCTGCTGGCGGCCGATGTGCTGTACGACCGCGAGAACCTGCCGCTGCTCGATGCATTTGTGGCCCGCGCCGATCACGTCATCGTGGCCGATTCGCGCGTGCGCGATTTCCGGCATGCGCGCTACCGGCGCACCGCCGTGCTGGACGCCTGCACCTGGCCCGACCTCGGCGAGCCCGACGAATTCCGGCACGTGAGCCTGTACGAATCCACGCGGGCCTGA
- a CDS encoding NUDIX hydrolase produces MQQRDAIKFCRECGHAVTYRVPDDGDTRERAVCPNCGTVHYVNPLNVVGTVPYFGDQVLLCKRAIAPREGFWTLPAGFMELGETLAEGARRETDEEAGAQLTLGPLFTVISVPQVGQVHSFFLAELTSLDFDPGAETVEARMFKLDDIPWDELAFLTVSRTLKLFIEERQRSQFGVHCFDIRFQPRKPA; encoded by the coding sequence ATGCAACAGCGCGACGCCATCAAGTTCTGCCGCGAGTGCGGCCATGCCGTGACCTACCGCGTGCCCGACGACGGCGACACACGCGAGCGCGCCGTGTGCCCCAACTGCGGCACTGTGCATTACGTGAACCCGCTCAACGTGGTGGGCACGGTGCCCTACTTTGGCGATCAGGTGCTGCTGTGCAAACGCGCCATTGCCCCGCGCGAGGGCTTCTGGACCCTGCCCGCCGGCTTCATGGAGCTGGGCGAAACCCTGGCCGAAGGGGCCCGGCGCGAAACCGATGAAGAGGCCGGCGCCCAGCTGACGCTGGGGCCGCTGTTCACCGTCATCAGCGTGCCGCAGGTGGGCCAGGTGCACAGCTTCTTCCTCGCCGAGCTGACGTCGCTGGACTTCGACCCCGGCGCTGAAACCGTGGAAGCGCGCATGTTCAAGCTCGACGACATCCCCTGGGACGAGCTCGCCTTCCTCACCGTGAGCCGAACCTTGAAGCTGTTCATCGAAGAGCGTCAACGCAGCCAGTTTGGCGTGCACTGTTTCGACATCCGCTTCCAACCCCGCAAGCCGGCTTGA
- a CDS encoding phosphotransferase family protein, with the protein MEQLDNYVGTKPVAPEHQIDLDKLSVWMKAHVPGFEGPLSMEMFKGGQSNPTYKLITPKTRYVMRSKPGPVAKLLPSAHAIEREFNVMSGLAGTDVPVPRMFGLCDDESYIGRAFYIMEFKDGRVLWDQTLPGLTNAQRGEIYDQMNQTLANLHKVNYKQQGLGDYGRPGNYFDRQISRWSKQYTASITTPIDEMDKLIEWLPKHMPESAKQDLTSIVHGDFRLDNMMFAAEENKVIAVLDWELSTLGHPIADFSYHCMSWRTPHELSRGIGGVDLKALGIPDELSYIRKYCERTGFFTAEELYKDWDYYIAFNMFRIAAILQGIAKRVEAGTASNENAKKSAARARPMAELAWKFAQDAGAH; encoded by the coding sequence ATGGAACAGTTGGACAACTACGTGGGCACCAAGCCCGTCGCCCCCGAGCACCAGATCGACCTCGACAAGCTGTCGGTCTGGATGAAGGCCCATGTGCCGGGCTTCGAGGGCCCGCTTTCCATGGAGATGTTCAAGGGTGGCCAGTCCAACCCCACCTACAAGCTCATCACCCCCAAGACGCGTTACGTGATGCGCTCCAAACCCGGCCCGGTGGCCAAGCTGCTGCCCTCGGCCCACGCCATCGAGCGCGAGTTCAACGTGATGAGCGGCCTGGCCGGCACCGACGTGCCCGTGCCGCGCATGTTCGGCCTGTGCGACGACGAGTCCTACATCGGCCGCGCGTTCTACATCATGGAGTTCAAGGACGGCCGCGTGCTGTGGGACCAGACCCTTCCGGGCCTGACCAACGCGCAGCGCGGTGAGATCTACGACCAGATGAACCAGACGCTGGCCAACCTGCACAAGGTGAACTACAAGCAGCAAGGCCTGGGCGACTACGGCCGGCCGGGCAACTACTTCGACCGCCAGATTTCGCGCTGGAGCAAGCAGTACACCGCGTCCATCACCACCCCCATCGACGAGATGGACAAGCTCATCGAGTGGCTGCCCAAGCACATGCCCGAGAGCGCCAAGCAGGACCTGACCAGCATCGTGCACGGCGATTTCCGCCTGGACAACATGATGTTCGCCGCCGAAGAGAACAAGGTCATCGCCGTGCTCGACTGGGAGCTGTCCACCCTGGGCCACCCGATTGCCGACTTCAGCTACCACTGCATGTCCTGGCGCACGCCGCACGAGCTCTCGCGCGGCATCGGCGGTGTGGACCTGAAGGCGCTGGGCATCCCCGACGAGCTGAGCTACATCCGCAAGTACTGCGAGCGCACCGGCTTCTTCACCGCCGAGGAGCTCTACAAGGACTGGGACTACTACATCGCCTTCAACATGTTCCGCATCGCGGCCATCCTGCAAGGCATCGCCAAGCGCGTGGAAGCCGGCACCGCTTCGAACGAGAACGCCAAGAAATCGGCGGCGCGTGCACGTCCCATGGCCGAGCTGGCCTGGAAGTTCGCCCAGGACGCCGGCGCGCACTGA
- a CDS encoding Crp/Fnr family transcriptional regulator: MDEPKLTIEERTAISNGRWFSGLSPSLRHDILRCAYVKRFNDGDMIYARGDVPDAWLGCARGAIRVCSTSISGRQVTLTYIEPGIWFGDISLFDSDHRSHDCYAHGPTSVLCVSRADFKRLLAEHTELYEALLWIASRRSRQLFTLLEDLNTLPLRARLSKQLSNLARSYGVPLNDNDAHVRIGLQLAQEELAQLVGASRQRVNQELKALERQDIIKIEPSGLIVRDRQALVTISETVE; the protein is encoded by the coding sequence ATGGATGAGCCTAAGCTTACGATCGAAGAGCGGACAGCAATCAGCAATGGTCGCTGGTTTTCTGGACTTTCCCCCTCTCTGAGGCATGACATCCTGCGATGTGCGTACGTCAAGCGATTCAACGACGGCGACATGATCTACGCCCGTGGCGACGTGCCCGATGCCTGGCTGGGGTGTGCCCGCGGTGCCATCCGCGTGTGCTCGACCTCGATTTCCGGCCGCCAGGTCACGCTGACCTACATCGAACCGGGCATCTGGTTCGGCGACATCTCGCTGTTCGACAGCGACCACCGCAGCCACGACTGCTACGCCCACGGCCCGACCTCGGTGCTGTGCGTGTCGCGTGCCGACTTCAAGCGCCTGCTGGCCGAACACACCGAGCTGTACGAAGCGCTGCTGTGGATCGCCTCGCGCCGCTCGCGCCAGCTCTTCACGCTGCTGGAGGACCTGAACACCCTGCCGCTGCGCGCCCGCCTGTCCAAGCAACTGAGCAACCTGGCCCGCAGCTATGGCGTGCCGCTGAACGACAACGACGCGCATGTGCGCATCGGCCTGCAGCTGGCTCAAGAAGAGTTGGCGCAGCTCGTGGGCGCCTCGCGTCAGCGCGTGAACCAGGAGCTCAAGGCGCTGGAGCGCCAGGACATCATCAAGATCGAGCCCTCGGGCCTCATCGTGCGCGATCGTCAAGCCCTTGTCACGATCAGCGAAACCGTGGAATGA
- a CDS encoding ATP-binding protein yields the protein MATRKTKTSETKAEAPNTLQRPPAEVLYADQLARLREADTDPRPPGWALSLKAARRFILGDAERDMAPKIVAPVASIERMLVSLATGRGLMLVGEPGTAKSMLSELLAAAISGDSTLTIQGGASITEDQIKYGWNYALLINEGPSPRALVPAPLYQGMNLGKIVRFEEITRAPLEVQDCLLGMLSDRVLAVPELEGEHAMLYAREGFNIIATANTRDRGVNEMSAALKRRFDFETVFPIMDFDREMALVQSASTRLLAQSGIPHTVPANIVELLVTTFRDLRGAKDANAGKGQNSDMDKLTAVMSTAEAVNVAHAVGVRAWFLEQREGSPADLVDCIAGTVVKDNADDRAKLRRYFEQKAAKKPGAHWQAYYQARHRLP from the coding sequence ATGGCCACACGCAAGACCAAGACCTCCGAAACCAAAGCCGAAGCGCCCAACACCCTGCAGCGTCCGCCCGCCGAGGTGCTGTACGCCGATCAACTGGCCCGGCTGCGCGAGGCGGACACCGATCCGCGCCCCCCGGGCTGGGCGCTGTCCCTGAAGGCCGCGCGCCGTTTCATCCTGGGGGACGCCGAGCGCGACATGGCGCCCAAGATCGTCGCGCCGGTGGCCAGCATCGAACGCATGCTGGTGTCGCTGGCCACGGGGCGCGGCCTGATGCTGGTGGGCGAGCCGGGCACGGCCAAATCCATGCTGTCGGAGCTGCTGGCTGCGGCCATTTCGGGCGATTCGACGCTGACGATTCAAGGCGGCGCCTCGATCACCGAGGACCAGATCAAGTACGGCTGGAACTACGCCTTGCTCATCAACGAAGGGCCGAGTCCGCGTGCGCTGGTGCCGGCGCCGCTCTACCAGGGCATGAACCTGGGCAAGATCGTGCGCTTCGAGGAGATCACGCGTGCGCCGCTCGAGGTGCAGGACTGCCTGCTGGGCATGCTGTCGGACCGGGTGTTGGCGGTGCCCGAGCTGGAGGGCGAGCACGCCATGCTGTACGCCCGCGAGGGCTTCAACATCATTGCCACGGCCAACACGCGCGACCGCGGCGTCAACGAGATGAGCGCCGCGCTGAAGCGCCGCTTCGATTTCGAGACCGTGTTCCCCATCATGGATTTCGACCGCGAGATGGCGCTGGTGCAGTCGGCCTCGACGCGCCTGCTGGCCCAGAGCGGCATTCCCCACACCGTGCCGGCCAACATCGTGGAGCTGCTGGTCACCACCTTCCGCGACTTGCGCGGCGCCAAGGACGCCAACGCCGGCAAGGGCCAGAACTCGGACATGGACAAGCTGACGGCCGTCATGTCGACCGCCGAAGCCGTGAACGTGGCCCATGCCGTGGGCGTGCGCGCCTGGTTCCTGGAGCAGCGCGAAGGCAGCCCGGCCGACCTGGTCGACTGCATCGCCGGCACCGTGGTGAAGGACAACGCCGACGACCGCGCCAAGCTGCGCCGCTACTTCGAGCAAAAGGCCGCGAAGAAGCCCGGCGCGCACTGGCAGGCCTACTACCAGGCCCGGCACCGCCTGCCTTGA
- a CDS encoding SMI1/KNR4 family protein translates to MTVVDDVRRFLADFDARVGGPARVLWPHTACELDAAEAALGMRLPLSYRRFLGEFGGCWAGLDVYGLRNDDLLQSTSMVELTREFLDDGWPLPRPCCVFSIDGAGNPIYFDAVGQVCLFDHDLGQASLLAPDFDALMRDVLT, encoded by the coding sequence ATGACCGTCGTCGATGACGTGCGCCGGTTTCTGGCCGATTTCGATGCGCGCGTGGGCGGGCCTGCCCGGGTGCTGTGGCCGCACACGGCCTGCGAGCTGGATGCCGCCGAAGCCGCGCTGGGCATGCGCCTGCCGCTGTCTTACCGCCGCTTTCTGGGCGAGTTTGGCGGCTGCTGGGCCGGCCTGGACGTGTACGGCCTGCGCAACGACGACCTGTTGCAGTCCACCTCCATGGTGGAGCTGACCCGCGAGTTTCTGGACGACGGCTGGCCCTTGCCGCGGCCGTGTTGCGTGTTCAGCATCGACGGCGCCGGCAACCCGATCTATTTCGATGCCGTGGGGCAGGTGTGCCTGTTCGACCACGACCTGGGCCAAGCCAGCCTGCTGGCGCCCGACTTTGACGCCTTGATGCGAGACGTGCTCACATGA